One Diabrotica virgifera virgifera chromosome 3, PGI_DIABVI_V3a genomic window carries:
- the LOC126882678 gene encoding GATA zinc finger domain-containing protein 4-like: MERNIEIQKYNLEAKIYEERRKTEEKLDDMLQNIQTNNHQIRNVEQRIEEISQIRDIGRPYLNLTNETGIKFSGNIKNLHPRVYINSLKHKLRSVNNINDIKDYIRMTLSDNAATWFASIENDLDNLQTFENKFLNYYWGELEQARFREVLYFGKYNRNLSLNTVDYALKLITVAKYLEPPLREDETVLNVSRHFDADVVQTVTVQNIQTVDSFINFIQRVQRGYITSNNSKNRQSYNNNRYGSNSQNFNNNNNTSYERQGNRENFNNNTNDNRQERQGNRENFNNNNNYNRQDFNTRRNAQRYNYNRQVNYVRGQSCEDSQRNSTWQENMNSRSESSERHRELDPNDQTQSDNPNNPNFM, translated from the coding sequence atggAACGGAACATAGAAATCCAAAAATATAACTTAGAAGCAAAAATTTACGAAGAAAGgagaaaaactgaagaaaaattaGATGATATGCTACAAAATATCCAAACAAACAACCATCAAATAAGGAATGTAGAACAGAGAATAGAAGAAATTTCACAAATAAGAGACATAGGGAGACCTTACTTGAATTTAACAAATGAGACAGGTATAAAATTCTCTGGTAACATAAAAAATTTACATCCTAGAGTATACATAAATagtttaaaacataaattaagatCAGTGAATAATATTAATGATATAAAAGATTATATTAGAATGACATTAAGTGACAATGCAGCAACCTGGTTTGCCAGCATTGAAAACGATTTAGATAATCTGCaaacatttgaaaataaattCTTAAATTATTATTGGGGTGAATTAGAACAAGCTAGATTTAGGGAAGTTTTATATTTTGGAAAGTATAATCGCAATTTAAGTTTAAATACGGTAGATTATGCTTTAAAATTAATAACTGTTGCAAAATATTTAGAACCACCACTTAGAGAAGACGAAACAGTTTTGAACGTTTCTAGACACTTTGATGCGGACGTTGTGCAAACAGTCACAGTACAAAACATTCAAACAGTAGACAGTTTTATTAACTTTATTCAAAGAGTACAAAGAGGTTATATTACAAGTAATAATAGTAAAAATAGACAATCATATAACAATAATAGGTATGGTAGTAATTCtcaaaattttaataacaacAATAATACTAGTTATGAGAGACAAGGTAATAGAgagaattttaataataatactaATGATAATAGACAAGAGAGACAAGGTAATAGAgagaattttaataataataataattataataggcAAGATTTTAACACCAGGAGAAATGCACAAAGATATAATTACAACAGACAGGTAAATTATGTAAGGGGTCAGAGCTGCGAAGACAGTCAACGGAATAGTACATGGCAAGAAAATATGAATAGTAGAAGTGAAAGCAGTGAAAGACATCGAGAATTAGATCCAAATGATCAGACACAATCTGACAATCCTAATAATCCAAATTTTATGTAG